In Helicobacter pylori, a single genomic region encodes these proteins:
- a CDS encoding quinone-dependent dihydroorotate dehydrogenase produces MLYSLLKKYLFSLDAEDAHEKVCKILKMLSSSPFLCGLIDSQWGYKNPKLENEILGLHFPNPLGLAAGFDKNISMLRALIAFGFGYLEAGTLTNEAQVGNERPRLFRHIEEESLQNAMGFNNYGAILGVRAFNRFAPYKTPVGINLGKNKHIEQAHALEDYQAVLNQCLNIGDYYTFNLSSPNTPNLRDLQNKAFVNELFCMAKEITHKPLFLKIAPDLEINDMLEIVNSAIEAGAHGIIATNTTIDKSLVFAPKETGGLSGKCLTKKSREIFKELAKAFFNKSVLVSVGGISDAKEAYERIKMGASLLQIYSAFIYNGPNLCQNILKDLVKLLQKDGFLSVKEAIGADLR; encoded by the coding sequence ATGCTTTATTCGTTATTAAAAAAATATCTTTTTAGCCTAGACGCTGAAGACGCGCATGAAAAAGTGTGTAAAATTTTAAAAATGCTTTCTTCATCGCCCTTTTTGTGTGGTTTGATTGATTCTCAATGGGGTTATAAAAACCCAAAGCTTGAAAATGAAATTTTAGGCTTGCATTTCCCTAACCCCTTAGGATTAGCCGCCGGTTTTGATAAAAATATCTCCATGCTCAGAGCCTTAATCGCTTTTGGGTTTGGCTATTTGGAAGCAGGCACTCTCACCAATGAAGCGCAAGTGGGGAATGAAAGACCAAGGCTTTTCAGGCACATTGAAGAAGAATCCTTGCAAAATGCGATGGGGTTTAATAATTACGGGGCGATTTTGGGGGTAAGAGCGTTCAATCGCTTCGCCCCTTATAAAACCCCTGTTGGCATCAATTTAGGCAAAAACAAACACATAGAGCAAGCGCATGCCTTAGAAGATTATCAGGCGGTTTTAAATCAATGTTTAAACATTGGCGATTATTACACTTTCAACCTTTCTTCGCCCAACACCCCTAATTTAAGGGATTTACAAAACAAAGCGTTTGTGAATGAGCTTTTTTGCATGGCGAAAGAAATAACCCATAAGCCTTTATTTTTAAAAATCGCCCCGGATTTAGAAATAAACGACATGCTAGAAATTGTCAATAGCGCTATTGAAGCCGGAGCGCATGGGATTATTGCGACTAACACGACCATTGATAAAAGCCTGGTGTTCGCCCCTAAAGAAACGGGGGGCTTGAGCGGGAAATGCCTGACTAAAAAAAGCCGTGAAATCTTTAAAGAATTGGCTAAAGCCTTTTTTAATAAAAGCGTTCTTGTTTCTGTGGGGGGGATTAGCGATGCCAAAGAAGCTTATGAAAGGATTAAAATGGGAGCGAGTCTGTTACAAATTTATAGCGCTTTTATTTACAATGGGCCAAATTTATGCCAAAATATTCTTAAAGATTTGGTAAAATTACTCCAAAAAGATGGATTTTTGAGCGTTAAAGAGGCTATAGGAGCGGATTTAAGATGA
- a CDS encoding enoyl-ACP reductase: MNHSNHMKNKTLVISGATRGIGKAILYRFAQSGVNIAFTYNKNVEEANKIIEYVEQKYSIKAKAYPLNVLEPEQYTELFKQIDADFDRVDFFISNAIIYGRSVVGGFAPFMRLKPKGLNNIYIATVLAFVVGAQEAAKRMQKIGGGAIVSLSSTGNLVYMPNYAGHGNSKNAVETMVKYAAVDLGEFNIRVNAVSGGPIDTDALKAFPDYVEIKEKVEEQSPLKRMGNPNDLAGAAYFLCDETQSGWLTGQTIVVDGGTTFK, encoded by the coding sequence ATGAATCATTCCAATCACATGAAAAACAAAACCCTAGTGATCAGCGGTGCGACTAGAGGGATTGGCAAGGCGATATTGTATCGCTTCGCTCAAAGTGGCGTGAATATCGCTTTCACTTACAATAAAAATGTTGAAGAAGCCAACAAAATTATAGAATATGTGGAGCAAAAATATTCCATTAAAGCCAAAGCCTACCCCCTTAATGTTTTAGAGCCTGAGCAATACACAGAGCTTTTTAAGCAAATTGACGCGGATTTTGACAGAGTGGATTTTTTTATTTCTAACGCCATTATTTATGGGCGCTCTGTCGTGGGGGGATTTGCGCCGTTTATGCGATTAAAACCTAAGGGGTTAAACAATATTTACATAGCCACCGTGTTAGCGTTTGTGGTGGGGGCTCAAGAAGCGGCAAAACGCATGCAAAAAATAGGCGGCGGGGCGATCGTGAGCTTAAGTTCTACCGGGAATTTAGTTTATATGCCTAATTACGCTGGGCATGGCAATTCTAAAAACGCCGTAGAAACCATGGTCAAATACGCTGCCGTGGATTTAGGCGAATTTAACATTAGAGTGAATGCGGTTAGTGGCGGACCTATTGATACGGACGCTTTGAAAGCCTTCCCTGATTATGTGGAGATTAAAGAAAAAGTAGAAGAGCAATCGCCCCTAAAACGCATGGGCAATCCTAACGATCTAGCCGGGGCGGCTTATTTTTTATGCGATGAGACCCAAAGCGGTTGGCTTACAGGGCAAACGATCGTTGTGGATGGTGGGACCACTTTTAAATAA
- a CDS encoding insulinase family protein has protein sequence MRYFSVKRLLGLSSVLLVTLGASMHAQSYLPKHESVTLKNGLQVVSVPLENKTGVIEVDVLYKVGSRNEVMGKSGIAHMLEHLNFKSTKNLKAGEFDKIVKRFGGVSNASTSFDITRYFIKTSQANLDKSLELFAETMGSLNLKEDEFLPERQVVAEERRWRTDNSPIGMLYFRFFNTAYVYHPYHWTPIGFMDDIQNWTLKDIKKFHSLYYQPKNAIVLVVGDVNSQKVFELSKKHFESLKNLDEKAIPTPYMKEPKQDGARTAVVHKDGVHLEWVALGYKVPAFKHKDQVALDALSRLLGEGKSSWLQSELVDKKRLASQAFSHNMQLQDESVFLFIAGGNPNIKAEALQKEIVALLEKLKKGEITQAELDKLKINQKADFISNLESSSDVAGLFADYLVQNDIQGLTDYQQQFLDLKVSDLVRVANEYFKDTQSTTVFLKP, from the coding sequence ATGAGATATTTTTCTGTTAAAAGACTTTTAGGGCTTAGTTCTGTCTTGTTAGTCACTTTAGGAGCGAGCATGCACGCACAATCTTACTTACCCAAACATGAGAGCGTTACCTTAAAAAACGGGTTGCAAGTCGTAAGCGTCCCCTTAGAAAATAAAACCGGGGTTATAGAAGTGGATGTGCTTTATAAAGTCGGCTCTAGAAACGAAGTCATGGGAAAAAGCGGGATCGCTCACATGTTAGAGCATTTGAATTTTAAAAGCACCAAAAACCTTAAAGCCGGCGAATTTGATAAGATCGTGAAGCGTTTTGGGGGCGTGAGTAACGCTTCTACGAGCTTTGACATCACGCGCTACTTCATTAAAACCAGTCAAGCTAACTTGGATAAATCTTTAGAATTGTTCGCTGAAACGATGGGTTCTTTGAATTTAAAAGAAGATGAGTTTTTGCCTGAGCGTCAAGTGGTCGCTGAAGAAAGGCGATGGCGCACCGATAATTCCCCTATCGGCATGCTTTATTTCCGCTTTTTTAACACCGCTTATGTCTATCACCCCTACCATTGGACGCCCATCGGTTTTATGGACGATATTCAAAACTGGACTTTAAAAGACATTAAAAAATTCCATTCGCTCTATTATCAGCCTAAAAACGCTATCGTTTTAGTGGTAGGCGATGTCAATTCCCAAAAGGTTTTTGAATTGAGTAAAAAGCATTTTGAATCCTTAAAAAACCTTGATGAAAAAGCTATCCCCACCCCTTACATGAAAGAGCCTAAGCAAGACGGAGCCAGAACGGCAGTCGTGCATAAAGATGGGGTCCATTTAGAATGGGTAGCGTTAGGGTATAAAGTGCCTGCTTTCAAGCATAAAGATCAAGTCGCCTTAGACGCTTTGAGTAGGCTTTTAGGCGAAGGTAAAAGCTCGTGGTTACAAAGCGAATTAGTGGATAAAAAACGCCTGGCTTCTCAAGCTTTCTCACACAACATGCAATTGCAAGATGAAAGCGTGTTTTTATTCATTGCGGGGGGTAACCCTAATATCAAAGCCGAAGCCTTACAAAAAGAAATCGTAGCACTTTTAGAAAAGCTTAAAAAAGGCGAAATCACTCAAGCGGAGTTAGACAAGCTCAAAATCAATCAAAAAGCTGACTTTATTTCTAACTTAGAAAGTTCCAGCGATGTGGCGGGGCTTTTTGCGGACTATTTAGTGCAAAACGATATTCAAGGCTTGACGGATTACCAGCAACAATTTTTGGATTTAAAAGTGAGCGATTTGGTGCGTGTGGCTAATGAATATTTTAAAGACACCCAATCAACCACCGTGTTTTTGAAACCTTAA
- a CDS encoding 4-hydroxy-tetrahydrodipicolinate synthase: MQFHSSSALITPFKKDLSVDEAAYESLIKRQIFQGMDACVPVGTTGESATLTHKEHMRCIEIAIETCKNTKTPSNSRMKVLAGVGSNATSESLSLAKFAQKIGADAILCVSPYYNRPTQQGLFEHYKTIAQSVEIPVMLYDVPSRTGVSIEVPTALKLFREVPNIKAIKEASGSLKRVTELHYYEKDFKIFSGEDSLNHSIMFSGGCGVISVTGNLMPNLISQMVNCTLKQKYQQALEIQNKLFDLHQALFVETNPIPIKMAMHLAGLIENPSYRLPLVAPSKETIKLLEKTLQQYEVIA; the protein is encoded by the coding sequence ATGCAATTTCATTCATCTAGCGCGTTAATTACGCCTTTTAAAAAAGATTTGAGCGTTGATGAGGCCGCTTATGAATCCTTGATCAAGCGCCAAATTTTTCAGGGCATGGACGCATGCGTGCCTGTTGGCACGACAGGAGAATCCGCCACGCTCACCCATAAAGAGCATATGCGTTGCATTGAAATCGCCATAGAAACTTGCAAAAACACTAAAACGCCTTCCAATTCACGCATGAAAGTGTTAGCCGGCGTGGGCAGTAACGCCACGAGCGAGTCGCTTTCTTTAGCAAAGTTCGCCCAAAAAATCGGTGCGGATGCGATTTTATGCGTAAGCCCTTATTATAACCGCCCCACCCAGCAAGGCTTGTTTGAACATTATAAGACCATCGCTCAATCGGTGGAAATCCCTGTCATGCTTTATGATGTGCCAAGCCGAACGGGCGTGTCTATTGAAGTCCCAACCGCTCTCAAACTCTTTAGAGAAGTCCCTAACATTAAAGCCATTAAAGAAGCGTCTGGCTCTTTGAAAAGAGTAACAGAATTGCATTATTATGAAAAAGATTTTAAAATTTTTAGCGGGGAAGATTCACTCAACCACTCCATCATGTTTTCAGGGGGGTGCGGCGTGATTTCAGTGACCGGTAATTTAATGCCTAATCTGATTTCACAAATGGTCAATTGCACGCTCAAACAAAAATACCAACAAGCCCTAGAAATCCAAAATAAGCTTTTTGATTTGCATCAAGCCCTTTTTGTAGAAACAAATCCTATCCCTATTAAAATGGCCATGCATTTAGCCGGCTTGATTGAAAACCCAAGTTACAGACTGCCTTTAGTAGCCCCAAGCAAAGAAACGATCAAACTTTTAGAAAAAACTTTACAACAATATGAGGTAATTGCATGA